One window from the genome of Nitrospiraceae bacterium encodes:
- a CDS encoding dicarboxylate/amino acid:cation symporter, which yields MKASSPHHLLIGMLLGIVVGILLGGLAPSIGLSFAFIGDLFLQALFALVVPLVMSSMIVGIASLGDVRQLGSIGLRTILFFMTTTGLAVLVGLILVIVIHPGTPTGQADPDTPTVQTTSLSERMEDKPTTLGDLFKSILTSLVPKNLFAAMAETQILPLILFALVFGAVLTTIGEKGTLVIRVFEGINEAMMAIVHLLMWVAPVGIGALLAGRLGEAGGFTGFGPQLASLGTYVGTVLLALAIHGLVMLPLSLRFLGQRSVPAYAKAMSTPLMTAFSTSSSSATLPLTMEGLIEEAKVSRRVVSFVVPLGATINMNGTALYEAVAAMFIAQTYGIEMGVGETIVVLLTATLSAIGAAGIPEAGLVTMIIVLKAVDLPIEGISLILVVDWFLDRCRTTVNVWGDAVGAAVIDRWESANKT from the coding sequence ATGAAAGCCTCCAGCCCGCATCATCTGCTCATCGGCATGCTTTTGGGCATTGTCGTCGGCATTCTCCTGGGTGGGCTTGCACCATCCATCGGATTGAGCTTCGCATTTATCGGTGACCTGTTTTTACAAGCCTTGTTCGCGCTCGTCGTCCCCTTGGTCATGAGTTCAATGATTGTCGGCATTGCCAGCCTAGGCGATGTGCGGCAACTCGGATCAATTGGCCTTCGCACCATCCTATTTTTCATGACCACGACCGGACTGGCGGTGTTGGTCGGCCTGATCTTGGTCATCGTCATTCACCCTGGCACACCAACCGGACAAGCCGACCCTGATACGCCAACGGTACAGACCACAAGCCTGTCAGAACGCATGGAAGACAAACCCACCACCCTGGGTGATTTGTTTAAATCCATCCTCACGAGCTTAGTCCCCAAAAATTTATTCGCGGCCATGGCCGAAACACAAATCCTGCCGTTGATCCTCTTTGCCTTAGTCTTTGGTGCCGTCCTCACCACGATTGGAGAAAAAGGCACGTTAGTCATTCGGGTCTTTGAAGGCATCAATGAGGCGATGATGGCCATTGTCCACCTGCTCATGTGGGTCGCCCCGGTAGGCATTGGCGCCTTGTTAGCCGGGCGGTTAGGCGAAGCCGGGGGGTTCACAGGATTTGGGCCCCAATTGGCGAGCTTAGGAACCTATGTAGGTACAGTGCTTCTTGCCTTAGCCATTCATGGGTTGGTCATGCTTCCTTTATCTTTACGATTTCTCGGTCAACGATCCGTCCCGGCCTATGCCAAAGCCATGAGTACCCCACTGATGACCGCCTTCTCAACCAGTTCCAGTTCGGCCACCCTACCTCTCACGATGGAAGGCCTGATTGAGGAAGCAAAGGTTTCTCGACGGGTCGTGAGTTTCGTGGTCCCCTTAGGAGCCACCATTAACATGAATGGGACCGCACTTTATGAAGCGGTAGCCGCCATGTTTATCGCACAAACCTATGGGATTGAAATGGGTGTGGGGGAAACCATTGTGGTGTTGCTCACCGCCACCCTCTCTGCGATAGGCGCTGCAGGCATTCCAGAGGCCGGACTCGTGACGATGATCATTGTGCTCAAAGCCGTGGACCTGCCAATCGAAGGTATTTCCCTGATCTTGGTGGTGGATTGGTTTCTGGACCGCTGCCGAACAACGGTGAATGTCTGGGGTGACGCAGTCGGCGCCGCCGTCATTGATCGCTGGGAATCTGCGAACAAGACATAA
- a CDS encoding SEL1-like repeat protein — MLYQNGWGVPQDNVRAYMWFTLAVEQDQRQGRNMLELGAQRDAIRNQLTPAQVAEALRLVNQCQTQQLKGC; from the coding sequence GTGCTATATCAGAACGGGTGGGGCGTCCCACAGGACAATGTGCGTGCGTATATGTGGTTTACCCTCGCGGTCGAGCAAGATCAACGACAGGGTAGAAATATGTTGGAATTAGGCGCACAACGAGATGCTATTAGGAATCAGTTGACACCCGCGCAGGTTGCGGAAGCACTGCGGCTGGTGAATCAATGTCAGACACAGCAGCTCAAGGGCTGCTGA
- the gcvP gene encoding aminomethyl-transferring glycine dehydrogenase, with protein MTTFAHRHIGSSESQIQEMLGALGLSSLDALMQATVPQDIRLARSLDLPPAQSEEEVLDELRRLSTRNRVYRSFLGMGYYDCLTPPVIGRNILENPAWYTQYTPYQAEIAQGRLEALLNFQTMVADLTALPLANASLLDEATAAAEAMSMCRALSTLQGRTFFVAEDCHPQIIGVLQTRAKPLNISISIGNPDTFKFSNDEVFGILLSYPSTDGTLRSYEVLVQKAHESGALVVVSTDLLALTLLVPPGEWGADIAVGSSQRFGVPLGYGGPHAAFLATKEAFKRHIPGRMVGVSKDAHGQTAYRLALQTREQHIRRDRATSNICTAQVLLANMAGMYAVYHGPEGLKNIATTVHRLTALTAEGLRRLGCQLDSNAFFDTLRVRCPHLSPAQILKKGQQNFINLRQFPDGSFGIALDEATTITDVSQLLTLFTDSPSLPFSLNDLAEQVGSSIPSTFQRHSPFLTHPVFHDYHSEHELLRYMYRLQSKDLSLVHSMIPLGSCTMKLNATAEMVPVTWPEFSRIHPFAPSDQAQGYQLLFQQLEAWLAEITGFEAVSLQPNAGSQGEYTGLMVIRAYQDERGQKERNICLIPVSAHGTNPASAVIAGLKVVPVACDTHGNIDIQDLEAKSAQYHDTLSCLMVTYPSTHGVFEEGIRKVCEIVHTHGGQVYLDGANMNAMVGLVHPGAFGADVCHLNLHKTFCIPHGGGGPGMGPIAVASHLAPFLPGHPLVQVGGPKGIGPIAAAPYGSPNILPISWVFIKLMGGEGLTKASQVAILNANYMANKLDKYYSMLFAGKNGMAAHEFILDLRPFKKSADIEVEDVAKRLMDFGFHAPTISWPVPGTMMIEPTESESKAELDRYCDALILIRQEIAEIEAGRLPRDNNPLKHAPHTIETIAQSDWPHPYSRETAAFPAPWLRQHKFWPSVSRIDNVYGDRNLICTCPPMDTYSS; from the coding sequence TTCTCGGCATGGGTTATTACGATTGTCTGACCCCACCGGTGATTGGACGAAACATTCTGGAAAATCCCGCCTGGTATACCCAATATACGCCCTATCAAGCGGAAATTGCCCAGGGACGACTGGAGGCGTTACTGAATTTCCAAACCATGGTTGCCGACCTGACTGCGCTTCCCCTGGCTAATGCTTCATTGTTGGACGAAGCCACGGCGGCGGCGGAAGCCATGAGTATGTGCCGGGCACTCAGCACCCTGCAGGGACGTACCTTTTTCGTCGCGGAGGATTGTCACCCGCAAATCATTGGCGTCCTGCAGACACGGGCCAAGCCCTTGAATATCTCAATTAGCATAGGGAATCCAGATACATTCAAGTTTTCAAACGATGAGGTCTTCGGCATTCTCCTTTCCTATCCATCCACTGACGGGACCCTCCGCTCCTATGAAGTCCTGGTCCAGAAGGCGCATGAATCCGGTGCGCTCGTCGTGGTCAGTACGGATCTTCTCGCCTTAACCCTTTTAGTGCCACCGGGAGAATGGGGAGCAGATATTGCGGTGGGATCATCGCAACGATTTGGAGTTCCCCTGGGCTATGGCGGTCCCCATGCGGCATTTCTGGCCACAAAAGAGGCCTTTAAACGACATATCCCAGGCCGGATGGTGGGAGTATCCAAAGACGCTCACGGCCAAACGGCCTATCGCCTGGCTCTCCAAACCCGGGAGCAACATATCCGGCGCGATCGAGCCACGAGTAACATTTGTACCGCACAGGTGCTGCTGGCAAATATGGCCGGCATGTATGCGGTCTACCATGGGCCTGAAGGTTTAAAGAACATCGCCACCACTGTTCATCGCCTCACTGCGCTCACAGCCGAAGGACTTCGTCGCTTGGGATGTCAACTCGATTCCAATGCCTTTTTTGATACCCTCCGGGTTCGGTGCCCGCACCTGAGCCCGGCCCAAATCCTGAAGAAGGGTCAGCAAAATTTCATCAATCTTCGACAATTTCCGGACGGGTCCTTTGGCATCGCGTTGGACGAAGCGACCACCATCACAGACGTGAGTCAGCTCCTGACCCTTTTCACCGACAGTCCATCACTTCCCTTCTCCTTAAACGATCTGGCGGAGCAAGTCGGTTCCTCCATCCCAAGCACCTTTCAGCGACATTCTCCTTTTCTCACACATCCTGTTTTTCACGACTATCATTCCGAGCACGAATTGCTCAGATATATGTATCGGCTCCAATCGAAGGACCTCTCCCTCGTCCACTCCATGATTCCCCTGGGGTCATGCACCATGAAGCTCAATGCGACGGCGGAGATGGTTCCCGTGACATGGCCGGAATTCAGTCGGATTCACCCCTTTGCCCCCAGTGACCAGGCGCAAGGGTATCAATTATTGTTTCAGCAATTAGAAGCATGGCTGGCCGAGATCACCGGATTTGAGGCTGTTTCACTTCAACCCAACGCCGGCTCTCAAGGTGAATATACCGGATTGATGGTCATTCGGGCCTATCAAGATGAGCGAGGGCAGAAAGAACGAAATATCTGCCTTATTCCGGTATCCGCGCACGGGACCAACCCGGCGAGTGCGGTCATCGCCGGATTGAAGGTCGTTCCTGTCGCCTGTGATACCCATGGAAACATCGACATTCAGGATTTAGAAGCCAAGTCAGCCCAATACCATGACACCCTCTCCTGTTTAATGGTGACATACCCCTCTACCCATGGCGTCTTCGAAGAAGGCATTCGCAAGGTCTGTGAAATCGTGCACACGCATGGAGGCCAAGTCTATTTGGATGGCGCCAATATGAATGCCATGGTTGGCTTGGTGCATCCAGGTGCATTCGGGGCCGATGTGTGCCATCTCAACCTGCACAAAACCTTTTGTATCCCCCACGGTGGCGGAGGCCCAGGGATGGGCCCCATTGCCGTCGCATCGCACTTGGCCCCCTTTCTACCAGGTCATCCCTTGGTCCAGGTGGGAGGACCAAAAGGAATCGGGCCCATCGCCGCCGCCCCGTATGGCAGCCCCAATATTCTTCCTATCTCTTGGGTCTTCATTAAACTTATGGGCGGAGAGGGACTCACGAAAGCCTCACAAGTGGCCATCCTCAATGCAAATTATATGGCCAACAAATTGGATAAATATTATTCGATGCTCTTTGCCGGTAAAAACGGTATGGCGGCCCACGAATTTATTTTAGATCTTCGCCCTTTCAAAAAATCAGCGGATATTGAAGTGGAAGATGTGGCCAAACGGCTCATGGATTTCGGCTTCCATGCTCCCACGATTTCATGGCCGGTCCCCGGCACCATGATGATCGAGCCAACTGAAAGTGAATCCAAGGCGGAGTTAGACCGGTATTGCGATGCGCTCATCCTGATCCGCCAGGAAATTGCCGAGATTGAAGCAGGTCGCCTCCCTCGCGACAATAATCCTTTAAAACATGCGCCTCATACGATTGAAACCATCGCACAATCCGACTGGCCGCACCCCTATTCCCGTGAAACTGCGGCATTTCCAGCCCCCTGGTTACGGCAGCATAAATTTTGGCCATCTGTTTCGAGGATAGATAATGTCTACGGAGATCGGAACCTGATTTGTACCTGTCCACCCATGGACACCTATTCATCCTAG